The genomic segment GATCAGCCGGATCCGCGGCGTCACCGCCGCCCGGTACCGGTCCAGGTTCTGCTGTTCGGGCGAGCGGGGTCGCACCCGTGGCCGGAGCCGGTACGCGAGCAGGATGTTGCCGCCGAGCCACACCGCGGCGCCGGCACCGAACACCGCGAACAGCGCCAGCCTGGTGCGCAGGTTGGTGGCGAACACCGAGGTGTACGACACCTCCCGGAACCACAGCCAGTCGGTCCAGGTGGACACCACCCAGCTGCCGGCCGCGAGCAGCACGATCAGCGCCACGATCACGGCGAGGATCCGCCGGGCACGGCGACCGACCATCGGCAGCGGCGTACGCATCGTCACCGGCTATTCCCCCATCCCGCCGACCCCACCGACCTGCGCGTGGCGTCCCAGACTAGGCGATCGCGCCAGCGACCGCCCGCACGGTCCTGCCTGCCGGCCGGTCAGGAAACCTCAAGGGAGCGTCGATGCGCCGTTCAGCAGGACGGGGTGGGCTTGCCGGCACGCAGTTCGGACAGCGCCTGCAGCGCGCCATGCAGGGTGCTCACCTTCACCAGCTTCAGCCCGCTCGGTACCGCACCCTTGGCCTGCGCGCAGTTGTCCGCCGGGGTGAGGAACACCGTCGCGCCGTCCTGCTTGGCGCCCAGCAGCTTCTGCTGGATGCCGCCGATCGGGCCCACCTTGCCGTCCGTGTCGATCTCGCCGGTCCCGGCGATGACATTGCCGCCGGTCAGGTCGGCCGGGGTCAGCGTGTCGATGATGCCCAGCGCGAACATCATCCCGGCGGACGGCCCACCGATGTCGCCGAGACTCACCTTCACCCGGTACCGGCAGGGCTGCTTCTCGGTCACCGTGACACCGAGCGCGGCCTTGCCGGAGTCGCCCTTGCCGGTGGTGACCGTCGTCGTCCGGGCCTTGCCGCCGCGGGTGTAGCCGACCTCGCGCTTGCTGCCGGCCGCCTCCGACTGCACCAGCGTGACCAGCTTCGCGGTGGAGGTGACCGGCTTGCCGTCGATGCTGTTCAGCACGTCACCGGCCTTGAGCTTGCCGGCGGCGCCGGAACCGGCCGCGACCGACTTGACGGTCACCACCACCGGGCAGCCGAGCTCCCGGTAGGCGGCGGTCTCGGCCGCGGTCTGCGAGTCCTGGAACTGCTGTTGCTGCTGCTTGTCGGTCTGCTGCTCGGTCTGGTCCGGCGGGTAGACGGCGTCCCGCGGCACCACCGCGTACCGGTCGTCCCACCAGTCGTACATCGCCGACCAGAGGGTGAGATCGTCGGAGACCGAGACCGTGACCAGCCGCAGCTGCCCGGTCGACTTGGACGCCGTACCGCGCTGCACGGTGATGATCTTCGTCCCGTCGACGGAGCCCAGCGTGTCGACCGTCGGTCCCGGGCCCAGCGCCACGTACGGCACCTTCACCAGCAGCGAGGCTGCGGTCAGCAGGGCCACCAGTACGGTGCCGATCAGCACGGTCCACCCGCGTCGTTCCATGCTGGGAGCCTATTCGGGCGGCGCCACGCCGGCGCAGCCACCCGCGTACCGCGTGTCGGCCCAGCTCGGCGGGCCGGTGCCCGGCGCCGCCGGCGACGCGTGTTCGCGCGTAGCGGACGCCGCCCGGGTGTCCGGTCACCGCACGTCGCGTACCGTGGAAGGTGTGACCGGGGCGGTTGCACCTACCTGCACACGGTGCGATGGGACGTTGTGATGACTGATATTCCGTTCGGGTTCTCGGTGCCGGGAGGCACACCCGACCCCAACGACCCGCAGCAGATGGCGCGGTTTTTGTCCCAGCTTCAGCAGTTCCTGGTGACTCCGGGTTCCGGCCCGGTCAACTGGGATCTGGCCAAGCAGGTCGCCACCAGCCAGATCGAGGCCGACGACCCCGCCGTCGCGAGCGCCGACCGCACCGAACTGGCCGAGGCACTCAAGCTCGCCGACCTGTGGCTCGACCCGGTGACCACGCTGCCCAGCGGGGTCCGCTCGACCGCCGCCTGGACCCGGCGGGAGTGGATCGAGAAGACGCTGCCGGTCTGGCAGCAGCTGTGCGATCCGGTCGCCGGCCGGATGGTCAACTCGATGGGCGACCTGATGCCGGAGGAACTGCGCGGCCAGCTCGGTCCGATGCAGGCGATGGTCTCCTCGCTGGGCGGCGCCATGTTCGGCGGCCAGCTCGGCGCGGCGCTCGCGTCGCTGGCCGGTGAGGTGCTGTCCGACTCCGACATCGGCCTGCCGCTCGGCCCCGCCGGGGTGGCCGGGCTGCTGCCCACCAACCTCGCCGCGTACGGCGAGGGCCTGGAGCTGCCGGCCGACCAGGTCCGGCTCTACACCGCGCTGCGCGAGGCCGCCCACCACCGGCTGTACGCGCACGTCCCGTGGCTGCGCGGGCACATGCTCGCCGCCGTCGAGACGTACGCCCAGGGCATCACCGTCAACCGGGAGGCCATCGAGGAGGCGCTCGGCCACGTCGACCCGAGCAACCCGGAATCGATGCAGGAACTCAACTTCGAGGGCGTGTTCACCCCGGAGGACACCCCGGCACAGCGGTCCGCGCTGAACCGGCTGGAGACCAGCCTGGCGCTGGTCGAGGGCTGGGTGACGCACGTGGTCACCGCCGCGGTCGCGGACCGGCTGCCGAACGTGGCGCGGCTGACCGAGGCGTTCCAGCGGCGCCGGGCCGAGGGCGGCCCGGCGGAGCAGACGTTCGCCGCGCTGGTCGGACTGGAGCTGCGGCCGCGCCGGCTGCGCGAGGCGACCGCACTGTGGGAGGAGCTGCGGGCCCGCCGCGGTGTGGACGGCCGGGACGCGATCTGGGGCCACCCGGACCTGCTGCCGTCGGCCGACGACTTCGCCGAACCGGCCGCGTTCGCCGACACGTCCTCGTTCGACATCGGTGACATGGGCTTCGACCTGTCCGACCCGGCCCTCACCGGCACCGTGCCCCCCGAGGCGGGTAGCGACTCGCCCGCCGAGGGCACCGCGCGCGACGGCGACACCGGACCGGACCACGCTGCCGGCGAGGCCGGCTCCGGGGGCGACGCCAATTCGCGCGGCGAGGCCGGCCCGGAGGGCACCGCGGAACGCCCGGAGGGCGGCGACAAGCCGCAGGACTGACCCGGCGGGGCCGGCCGGCGCCCGCTGCCTAGACTGGCCTGCGTTCGACGCGCCCGTTCCGTTCGGAGCGGGCGCAACGCGTGCGCGGGCCGTAGCCCAACGGCAGAGGCACATGGTTTAGGTCCATGCCAGTGTGAGTTCGAATCTCACCGGCCCCACCCTCGGCGCCGCTCACGACTCGACGAGCGCCCTGATCCGTTCCAGGCTGGCCCGCATGCCGGCCTCCAGCTCCGCGTCGTGCCCGGTCTGCCCGCCGAGGAAGGTGCGGGTGAACCAGCTGGCGAACGCGCCGACCCCGTCCGGGGTGCGGCGGGTCGAGGTCAGCTCGCACCCGGCGTCGGTGGCCCGCAGGGTGTAGCCCCACTGCGACCGGTTGGTGTTGACCCGCCAGGCGATCTCCCGCTCGGGATCGAACCGGGTCACCCGGGACAGCGTGGGCCACCGGGTGCCGCCCCGACGGTTCAGCCCGAGCAGCCACGAGCCCCGGCGGACCCGACCGCCGATCGGGATCACCCGGCGGCACTCGGGCGACCATTCCCCGGTGCGGCGCACGTCGGCGACGACGCGCCACACGCTGGTCGCGGGCGCGGCGACGTCGATCGACGCCGCGAGGGGCCTGATCTGCTGAGCCATGCTCACTCCTCCACTTCGGATGCCTGCCGCACGCCCGGAGCGTGTCGGCTGCGCCGGCCGGCGTCCCGGGATCGGAGGTGCGTGCACGGGGCGGCAGACTCGGTACGACGGCGCGCTGGCGCGGCGCCGGCCATGCAATTAAGATACAGACAGACTGTATGTAAATCAAGGAGGGTCCGGGCCCGATGCCTTCGACCACGCCGAAGCGGCCCCGCCGTAGCCAGCCCGAGCGTTCCGCGGCGACCCGGGAAGCGCTGGTCACGGCGGCGCGACCGCTGTTCGCCACGCACGGCTTCGCCAACGTGGGCACCGAGGCGATCGTGGCCGCCGCGGCGGTGACCCGCGGCGCGATGTACCACCAGTTCGCCGACAAGACGGCGCTGTTCGCGGCGGTGCTGGAGACGGTCGAGGCGGGCGTCGCCGAGCGGCTCACCGAGCGGGTCGCCGCCGCCGGCGTCACCGAACCGGTCGCGGCGATGCGGCTCGCCGCCCGCGCCTGGCTGGACGCCTGCGCCGACCCCGACGTCCGGCGGATCGTGCTGGTCGACGGCCCCTCGGTACTGGGCTGGGCCCGGTGGCGCGCGCTCTGCCAGCAGTACGTTTTCCGGCTGGTCCACGATCTGCTCGCGGCGGCGATGGACACCGGCCGGATCCCCCGCCAGCCGGTCGCCCCGCTCACCCACCTACTGCTCGGCGCCAGCGACGAGGCGGCCCTCTACGTCGCCGAGTCCGCCGACCCGGACGCCGCCCGGACCGAGATGGTCGCCGCCCTCGACCACCTCATCAACGGTCTCACCGGCCCGCCCCCGGCCGGCTGACCACCCGAGCGTCGTGGCCCACCGCAACCACTCCCGACACCCACCCCAGCGTCGTGCGCCCACCCCAGCGTCGTGCGCCCACCGCAACCACTCGTGACGCCCACCCCAGCCGTAGACCACCGCCGCTCAGCAGGCGGCGTTCAGCGCCTGCTGAGCTTCTTGAAGGCACGTACCTCGGCGAGTGACCTGTCGTCGACCACGTCGGCGATCGACCGGCGCGAGTTCGCGACGCCGTAGTCGCCGGCCGCGGCGCGCCAGCCGGCCGGTCGCACGTCGAACTGCTTGCCGAGCAGGGCGAGGAAGATGCGGGCCTTCTGCTCGCCGTAGCCGGGCAGCTTCTTCAACCGCGTCAGCACCGTCGCGCCGTCCGGGTCGCCGCTGGTCCACAACGCTTCGGGTGTCCCGTCGTACTCCGCCACCAGGTACCGGCAGAGTGCCTGGATGCGGCGGGCCATCGAGCCGGGGAACCGGTGCACCGCCGGCGGCTCGGAACACAGCGCCACGAACTCGTCCTCGTCGGCGTCGGCGATCGCCCCGGCGGACAGCTCACCGAACCGGTCGGCGATCTTCTTCGGCCCGGCGAACGCGGTCTCCATCGGCACCTGCTGGTCCAGCAGCATGCCGATCAGCAGCGCCAGCGGCGACTCGGCGAGCAACGAGTCCGCGGCCGGCTCACCGGCCAGATACACCGTCCGTCCCATATCCGCATCCTGCCACCGGCACCTCGCCCGCGCGGGCGCTCGTCCCGGCCCGGCCGGATCAGTGCAGTTCGGCAGCGATGAGGTCGGCCAGGCCACGGAACGCCTTGCCGCGGTGGCTGATCGCGTCCTTGGCGTCGGCGGACAGCTCGGCGGAGGTCTGCTGGTAGCCCTCCGGGACGAAGATCGGGTCGTACCCGAAGCCGTTCCGGCCGCGCGGCGTGCGGATGATGCGGCCGAGCATCCGGGCCTCCACGACCTGCTCCCGGCCGTCCGGCCAGACCAGTGCCGCGGCGCAGACGAACCCGCCGCCGCGGTGCTCGTCCGGTACGTCGCCGATCTGGTCGAGGACCAGCTGCAGGTTCGCCTCGTCGTCGCCGTGCCGGCCGGACCAGCGGGCGCTGAACACGCCGGGCATGCCGTTGAGCGCGTCGACGGCGAGCCCCGAGTCGTCGGCGACGGTGGGCAGCCCGGTCTGCTGCGCACCCTCGCGCGCCTTGATCAGCGCGTTCTCGGCGAAGGTGAGACCCGACTCGGGCACCTCGGGGTATTCGGCGACGTCGTCCAGGCCGATCAGCTCGACCTGCTCGCCGGCGCTGGTCGCGGCGAGGATGCGGCGCAACTCCACGAGCTTCTTGGCGTTCCGGCTGGCCAGCAGCAATCGGGTGGTCATCACACGAGCGCCTTCCGCTGGTGTTCGGCGAGCTGGGCGCAGCCCGCGGAGGCCAGGTCGAGCAGCCTGTCCAGCAGGGCACGGTCGAACACGTCGTGCTCGCCGGTGCCCTGCACCTCGACGAACTC from the Actinocatenispora thailandica genome contains:
- a CDS encoding PDZ domain-containing protein, with protein sequence MERRGWTVLIGTVLVALLTAASLLVKVPYVALGPGPTVDTLGSVDGTKIITVQRGTASKSTGQLRLVTVSVSDDLTLWSAMYDWWDDRYAVVPRDAVYPPDQTEQQTDKQQQQQFQDSQTAAETAAYRELGCPVVVTVKSVAAGSGAAGKLKAGDVLNSIDGKPVTSTAKLVTLVQSEAAGSKREVGYTRGGKARTTTVTTGKGDSGKAALGVTVTEKQPCRYRVKVSLGDIGGPSAGMMFALGIIDTLTPADLTGGNVIAGTGEIDTDGKVGPIGGIQQKLLGAKQDGATVFLTPADNCAQAKGAVPSGLKLVKVSTLHGALQALSELRAGKPTPSC
- a CDS encoding zinc-dependent metalloprotease is translated as MTDIPFGFSVPGGTPDPNDPQQMARFLSQLQQFLVTPGSGPVNWDLAKQVATSQIEADDPAVASADRTELAEALKLADLWLDPVTTLPSGVRSTAAWTRREWIEKTLPVWQQLCDPVAGRMVNSMGDLMPEELRGQLGPMQAMVSSLGGAMFGGQLGAALASLAGEVLSDSDIGLPLGPAGVAGLLPTNLAAYGEGLELPADQVRLYTALREAAHHRLYAHVPWLRGHMLAAVETYAQGITVNREAIEEALGHVDPSNPESMQELNFEGVFTPEDTPAQRSALNRLETSLALVEGWVTHVVTAAVADRLPNVARLTEAFQRRRAEGGPAEQTFAALVGLELRPRRLREATALWEELRARRGVDGRDAIWGHPDLLPSADDFAEPAAFADTSSFDIGDMGFDLSDPALTGTVPPEAGSDSPAEGTARDGDTGPDHAAGEAGSGGDANSRGEAGPEGTAERPEGGDKPQD
- a CDS encoding SRPBCC family protein; the protein is MAQQIRPLAASIDVAAPATSVWRVVADVRRTGEWSPECRRVIPIGGRVRRGSWLLGLNRRGGTRWPTLSRVTRFDPEREIAWRVNTNRSQWGYTLRATDAGCELTSTRRTPDGVGAFASWFTRTFLGGQTGHDAELEAGMRASLERIRALVES
- a CDS encoding TetR/AcrR family transcriptional regulator, with amino-acid sequence MPSTTPKRPRRSQPERSAATREALVTAARPLFATHGFANVGTEAIVAAAAVTRGAMYHQFADKTALFAAVLETVEAGVAERLTERVAAAGVTEPVAAMRLAARAWLDACADPDVRRIVLVDGPSVLGWARWRALCQQYVFRLVHDLLAAAMDTGRIPRQPVAPLTHLLLGASDEAALYVAESADPDAARTEMVAALDHLINGLTGPPPAG
- a CDS encoding HhH-GPD-type base excision DNA repair protein; translated protein: MGRTVYLAGEPAADSLLAESPLALLIGMLLDQQVPMETAFAGPKKIADRFGELSAGAIADADEDEFVALCSEPPAVHRFPGSMARRIQALCRYLVAEYDGTPEALWTSGDPDGATVLTRLKKLPGYGEQKARIFLALLGKQFDVRPAGWRAAAGDYGVANSRRSIADVVDDRSLAEVRAFKKLSRR
- the rdgB gene encoding RdgB/HAM1 family non-canonical purine NTP pyrophosphatase, whose protein sequence is MTTRLLLASRNAKKLVELRRILAATSAGEQVELIGLDDVAEYPEVPESGLTFAENALIKAREGAQQTGLPTVADDSGLAVDALNGMPGVFSARWSGRHGDDEANLQLVLDQIGDVPDEHRGGGFVCAAALVWPDGREQVVEARMLGRIIRTPRGRNGFGYDPIFVPEGYQQTSAELSADAKDAISHRGKAFRGLADLIAAELH